One window of Candidatus Methylocalor cossyra genomic DNA carries:
- a CDS encoding glycine zipper family protein, whose amino-acid sequence MTSKKAPIAAAILLLGGCATYSGWQPTIDSYNDPNAAMIPQDTEQCKMLAQQAASVGTETAKGAAAGGLLGAAAGAAIGAVAGNPGGGAAIGAAAGGLGGGAQQGLSGDEQYRRAFINCMRNRGHNVIN is encoded by the coding sequence ATGACCAGCAAGAAAGCGCCGATAGCCGCGGCAATCCTCCTTCTCGGTGGCTGCGCCACCTATTCCGGCTGGCAGCCTACCATCGACAGCTACAACGATCCCAATGCGGCGATGATTCCCCAGGATACCGAACAGTGCAAAATGCTGGCCCAGCAGGCGGCTAGCGTAGGTACCGAAACCGCGAAGGGTGCCGCGGCGGGCGGTCTGCTGGGGGCGGCGGCGGGGGCGGCGATCGGCGCGGTGGCCGGCAATCCGGGTGGCGGTGCGGCGATCGGCGCGGCAGCCGGTGGCCTCGGCGGCGGCGCCCAACAGGGTCTGTCCGGTGACGAACAATACCGGCGGGCCTTCATCAATTGCATGCGGAATCGCGGGCACAATGTCATCAACTGA
- the tusB gene encoding sulfurtransferase complex subunit TusB: protein MATLHLVGHAPGTSRALEQCLARAAEGDAVLLMADGVYGAVAGSAWAEQLEAEGERLAVYVLAPDLAARGLDPSRLVAGVGTVDYRTFVSLAVAHHPIQSWF from the coding sequence ATGGCGACCTTGCATCTGGTCGGTCACGCGCCGGGGACAAGCCGCGCCTTGGAGCAATGTCTGGCACGGGCAGCGGAGGGGGATGCCGTGTTGCTGATGGCCGATGGGGTGTATGGAGCAGTGGCGGGTTCCGCCTGGGCAGAGCAGCTTGAGGCGGAAGGCGAACGGCTGGCTGTGTATGTACTGGCTCCAGATCTGGCGGCACGGGGCCTGGACCCCTCGCGCCTGGTGGCCGGCGTAGGCACGGTGGATTACCGCACCTTTGTGTCCCTTGCGGTGGCACATCATCCGATCCAATCGTGGTTTTGA
- a CDS encoding UbiH/UbiF/VisC/COQ6 family ubiquinone biosynthesis hydroxylase, translated as MNGDAYDVVVIGGGMVGAALACGLGGSPLRVAVIEDSPPPPFDPGQPHDLRVSAVSVASVNILKAVGAWRGVTGRRLCPFRRMRVWEQGGDVEFRSEDLDQPVLGYIVENRVIQWALLERLAAFPNVALFCPAEARIVEYTAAGSRIALDGGRRVEGRLLVAADGGGSRVRQIAGLGVAGWDYPQWALVLTVDTGYPQQDITWQRFTPAGPQAFLPLDGAHASLVWYEAPDQVQRLRTLPDPELLAELAARFPPELGPIARITARGSFPLKRQHALAYIKEGVALVGDAAHMIHPLAGQGVNIGLLDAAALAETLVTARREGRDIGSCSVLSRYEAMRRSNNLVMMTIMDLFYRVFGNAHPPLRLARNLGLGLADRLRPAKQMAMRYAMGLMGQLPRLARGEALVG; from the coding sequence GTGAACGGTGATGCATACGACGTAGTGGTGATCGGGGGCGGTATGGTCGGGGCGGCGCTGGCCTGCGGGCTCGGGGGTAGCCCCCTGCGGGTGGCGGTGATCGAGGATTCTCCACCGCCGCCTTTTGATCCGGGTCAGCCCCATGACCTGCGGGTTTCGGCGGTCAGCGTGGCGTCGGTCAACATCCTTAAGGCGGTGGGAGCCTGGCGGGGGGTGACCGGGCGCCGTCTGTGCCCCTTTCGCCGCATGCGGGTTTGGGAACAAGGCGGGGATGTGGAGTTTCGCAGCGAGGATCTCGATCAACCGGTACTGGGCTATATCGTGGAAAACCGCGTCATCCAGTGGGCCCTGCTGGAGCGGCTGGCGGCTTTCCCCAACGTGGCTTTGTTCTGCCCGGCTGAGGCCCGCATCGTCGAGTACACCGCAGCCGGCTCGCGAATCGCCTTAGACGGCGGCCGGCGGGTGGAGGGCCGGCTGTTGGTGGCGGCGGATGGCGGTGGGTCACGGGTACGGCAGATCGCCGGGCTGGGGGTGGCCGGCTGGGATTACCCGCAATGGGCTTTGGTGCTCACGGTGGACACCGGTTACCCGCAACAGGATATCACTTGGCAGCGCTTCACCCCAGCGGGACCGCAGGCCTTTTTGCCGCTGGACGGCGCCCATGCCTCCCTGGTGTGGTATGAGGCGCCGGACCAGGTCCAAAGGCTCCGGACTTTGCCCGACCCCGAGTTGTTGGCGGAGCTCGCGGCGCGGTTTCCACCGGAGCTCGGTCCGATCGCCCGGATCACCGCCCGTGGCAGCTTTCCCCTCAAGCGGCAGCATGCCCTGGCCTACATCAAGGAAGGGGTGGCGCTGGTCGGCGACGCCGCCCACATGATTCACCCGCTGGCGGGGCAGGGGGTCAACATCGGGCTGCTGGATGCCGCCGCCCTGGCCGAGACCCTGGTGACGGCTCGTCGCGAAGGGCGGGATATCGGGTCCTGTTCGGTGCTGAGCCGCTATGAGGCGATGCGTCGCAGTAACAACTTGGTCATGATGACGATCATGGACCTGTTCTACCGGGTGTTCGGCAATGCCCACCCGCCGCTACGGTTGGCCCGTAACCTGGGGCTCGGCCTCGCGGACCGGCTCCGGCCGGCCAAGCAGATGGCGATGCGCTACGCCATGGGGCTCATGGGCCAGCTGCCCCGGCTGGCCCGCGGTGAAGCCTTGGTGGGCTAG
- a CDS encoding ABC transporter permease encodes MRQLIALQTILFKEIHRFLRIWPQTVLPSAVTTSLYFLIFGGLIGQRVGPMHGLPYLEYLVPGVILMAVITNAYGNVVSSFYSSKFQRNVEELLIAPVPDWVILSGYVGGGVVRGLVVGGVVALIGTLFTHLRPLHPELVAGMSLLTATLFSLAGFINAIYADSFDDIAIVPNFVLTPLVYLGGVFYSIDLLPELWRTISLGNPILYMVNAFRYGFLGVSDVDISLAFLIVTGAILLLMVWSLMLLRFGTGLKT; translated from the coding sequence ATGCGTCAGCTGATCGCCCTGCAAACCATTCTGTTCAAGGAAATCCACCGCTTCCTGCGCATCTGGCCGCAAACGGTGTTGCCCTCGGCGGTCACCACCTCGCTGTACTTCTTGATCTTCGGCGGCCTCATCGGCCAACGGGTGGGACCGATGCACGGCCTGCCTTACCTGGAGTACCTGGTGCCCGGCGTGATCCTGATGGCGGTGATCACCAATGCGTACGGTAATGTGGTGTCCTCGTTCTATTCCAGCAAGTTCCAGCGCAACGTGGAGGAGCTGTTGATCGCCCCGGTGCCGGACTGGGTGATCCTTTCCGGCTACGTGGGCGGCGGGGTAGTCCGCGGTCTGGTGGTGGGCGGTGTGGTCGCCCTCATCGGGACCCTGTTCACCCACCTGCGACCCTTGCATCCGGAATTGGTGGCGGGAATGTCGCTGCTCACCGCAACCCTGTTTTCCTTGGCTGGCTTTATCAACGCCATTTATGCTGATAGCTTCGACGATATCGCCATCGTTCCCAATTTCGTGCTGACCCCGCTGGTGTACCTAGGCGGCGTGTTCTATTCCATCGACCTATTGCCGGAATTGTGGCGTACCATTTCCCTGGGTAATCCAATCCTGTACATGGTCAACGCTTTCCGCTACGGTTTTCTCGGCGTATCGGATGTGGATATCTCCTTGGCTTTCCTGATCGTCACCGGCGCGATTCTACTATTGATGGTGTGGAGCTTGATGCTGTTACGCTTCGGTACGGGATTGAAGACCTGA
- a CDS encoding TusE/DsrC/DsvC family sulfur relay protein, which yields MMLKVDGRDLETTTGGFLADPEAWDERVAEALAAAIPLELTEAHWEMIRFIRAYYFRFRHLPNNRMFVKAVQTEFGPEKGNSRYLHRLFPESPVKYACLIAGLPKPPGCI from the coding sequence ATCATGCTGAAGGTGGATGGGCGCGACCTCGAGACCACCACCGGCGGGTTTCTGGCGGATCCCGAGGCCTGGGACGAGCGGGTCGCGGAAGCCTTGGCCGCTGCCATTCCCCTCGAGCTTACCGAAGCCCATTGGGAAATGATCCGCTTTATCCGGGCATATTATTTCCGTTTTCGCCATCTTCCCAACAATCGTATGTTCGTTAAGGCGGTGCAGACGGAGTTTGGTCCGGAAAAGGGCAATTCCCGCTACCTGCACCGGCTGTTTCCGGAAAGCCCGGTGAAGTACGCCTGCCTGATCGCGGGACTGCCGAAACCACCAGGGTGCATCTGA
- a CDS encoding DsrE family protein, producing MGKHFLFILRHPPESGLRVRETLDMIMTAAAFDQTVTLLFLDDGVYQLKHSQDAESPDFPPLARWWDALSMYGVDDLRVEAESLEERALCPDDLGRLVRPVARTAVAALIRTADVVVPA from the coding sequence GTGGGCAAGCATTTCCTTTTCATCCTGCGACATCCCCCAGAGAGCGGGCTCCGAGTGCGCGAAACCTTGGACATGATCATGACCGCCGCCGCCTTTGACCAGACTGTCACCCTCCTGTTCCTGGACGACGGGGTATATCAACTCAAACACAGCCAGGACGCCGAGTCCCCTGATTTTCCCCCCCTGGCCCGGTGGTGGGACGCGCTGTCGATGTACGGGGTGGATGATTTGCGGGTGGAGGCCGAGTCCCTGGAGGAGCGCGCGTTGTGCCCGGACGACCTGGGGCGGCTGGTGCGCCCGGTGGCGCGGACGGCGGTCGCCGCCCTGATCCGGACCGCGGACGTGGTGGTGCCGGCTTGA
- a CDS encoding L-serine ammonia-lyase has protein sequence MESISAFEIIKIGIGPSSSHTMGPWRAAGLFLKELEAAGAVRSLSVELYGSLAKTGRGHGTDVAILMGLAGEDYTRIDPETIPAKVERIKSEGWLPLGGGRAVPFVYERDLRFNRSVTLPGHANGMIFRAVLEDGRELERTYYSLGGGFVAPEGQTAATQRIVTPYPCHSGADLARNCRLLGLSVAELTYLNEQAWRSRAEIDRQALYLWQEIRACVFRGVNRRGYLPGGLQVKRRAGEINAKLLGGAGYKNEAEWLDLLRRQPRDFATVNKWISCFALAVNEENASFGRIVTAPTNGAAGVVPAVLMYAWCFLYGFDEEQVIRFLLTAGEIGTLFKKNATISAAMGGCQAEIGVSSAMAAAGLAEVLGGSPEQVLQAAEIAMEHHLGLTCDPVGGLVQIPCIERNSMGAIKAITAANIALESDPSAARVSLDTVIKTMWETAQDMSSRYKETAEGGLAMHIPVSVPEC, from the coding sequence ATGGAATCCATCAGCGCGTTTGAAATCATCAAGATCGGTATTGGGCCATCCAGTTCTCACACCATGGGACCCTGGCGGGCGGCGGGTTTGTTCCTAAAGGAACTGGAAGCTGCGGGGGCGGTGCGCTCCTTGAGCGTTGAGCTTTACGGCTCGCTGGCCAAGACCGGCCGGGGTCATGGCACGGACGTGGCGATACTGATGGGCCTGGCGGGGGAGGACTACACCCGCATCGATCCCGAGACCATTCCGGCGAAAGTGGAGCGCATCAAGTCGGAAGGGTGGCTACCCCTGGGCGGGGGTCGGGCGGTGCCGTTCGTGTACGAGCGGGACCTGCGCTTCAATCGCTCGGTGACCCTGCCCGGCCATGCTAATGGCATGATCTTCCGGGCGGTGCTGGAGGATGGTAGGGAGCTGGAGCGGACCTACTATTCCCTGGGCGGTGGCTTCGTCGCCCCGGAAGGCCAGACCGCGGCCACCCAGCGTATCGTCACGCCATACCCCTGTCATAGCGGCGCCGATCTGGCCCGCAATTGTCGCTTATTGGGGCTCTCGGTGGCGGAGCTCACCTATCTGAACGAACAGGCCTGGCGGAGCCGCGCTGAGATCGACCGGCAGGCCCTGTATTTGTGGCAGGAAATCCGGGCCTGTGTGTTTCGTGGGGTCAACCGGCGGGGCTATTTGCCCGGTGGGCTACAGGTCAAACGACGGGCGGGAGAGATTAACGCCAAACTGCTCGGGGGCGCAGGTTACAAGAACGAGGCGGAATGGCTGGATTTGCTGCGCAGGCAGCCACGGGACTTCGCCACGGTTAATAAATGGATCTCCTGCTTCGCCCTGGCGGTTAATGAGGAGAATGCTTCTTTCGGGCGAATCGTGACGGCGCCCACCAATGGCGCCGCTGGGGTCGTCCCGGCGGTGCTCATGTATGCCTGGTGTTTCCTGTATGGGTTCGACGAGGAGCAGGTCATCCGCTTTCTGCTCACCGCCGGGGAGATCGGTACACTATTCAAGAAAAACGCCACCATTTCCGCCGCCATGGGGGGCTGTCAGGCGGAGATTGGCGTTTCGTCCGCCATGGCGGCGGCAGGACTGGCCGAGGTATTAGGTGGTTCGCCAGAACAGGTGTTGCAAGCGGCGGAAATCGCCATGGAGCACCATTTGGGCCTGACCTGTGACCCGGTGGGCGGATTGGTCCAGATTCCCTGCATTGAGCGCAACAGCATGGGAGCGATCAAGGCGATTACTGCCGCCAACATCGCTCTGGAGAGCGACCCTTCGGCAGCCCGGGTTAGCCTGGATACGGTGATCAAGACCATGTGGGAAACCGCCCAGGATATGAGCAGCCGCTATAAGGAAACCGCCGAAGGGGGACTGGCGATGCACATTCCGGTCAGTGTGCCCGAATGTTGA
- the tusD gene encoding sulfurtransferase complex subunit TusD, producing MDFAIQVNDGPGASCAAHAYQFIKAAVEEGHRVVRVFFYHEGIYHGFVAADREAGEDLAIPTWSELAQRHGIDLVICGSAAARRGMRPPHCVPNPGFRVGGLGQWMEACLGAERVLVFGG from the coding sequence ATGGACTTCGCGATTCAAGTGAACGACGGGCCCGGTGCGTCCTGCGCGGCCCATGCCTATCAGTTTATCAAAGCCGCTGTGGAGGAAGGGCATAGGGTCGTGCGGGTCTTTTTCTATCACGAAGGGATTTACCATGGTTTTGTGGCGGCGGATCGGGAAGCCGGCGAGGACCTTGCCATCCCCACCTGGTCGGAACTCGCGCAACGGCACGGGATTGATCTGGTAATCTGCGGATCGGCGGCAGCGCGGCGCGGGATGCGGCCGCCGCATTGCGTGCCGAATCCGGGGTTTCGAGTGGGAGGCTTGGGGCAATGGATGGAAGCCTGTCTCGGCGCGGAGCGGGTGCTGGTGTTTGGCGGCTGA
- a CDS encoding beta-barrel assembly-enhancing protease, producing the protein MKSRKLLTLFLILAQAIPAQGDSNIQLPDIGDSSGTLMTPQQESELGEAFYRNLHSQLEINQDPEVLDYIQSIGQKLATQSDAPGHPFHFFVVNDPVINAFAGPGGYIGVNSGLILLSEGESELASVLAHEIAHITQRHLYQTFEAASRMSIPTALAMLGAALLGARGGGQMGAAAMAAVQAASTQYQINFTRDNEAEADRVGMQILSKSEFDPRAMPAFFERMQQSTRFSGSSRIPEFLMTHPVTVSRISDTRGRAEQFPYRQYPDSLSYQIIRAKLRVETSPNPREALDYFKAVSGQGTRLQQDVTQYGMALGLMKSGRPQEALPILQRLAHSYPDQPQFANALAQAELDNKNYTRALELYDAALQRFPGNRAITLNYVRALLTVRKPAQANRLLNLYSRYHPPTPEVYDLMAETYSKLGNEAESHRYVAEAYYLAGQTRAAIQQLRLAKKAAGSNFYLNSVIDERLKTWLDEEDTKAKGK; encoded by the coding sequence ATGAAATCCCGGAAACTCCTGACGCTCTTTTTGATCCTTGCCCAGGCCATCCCCGCCCAGGGAGACTCCAACATCCAGCTGCCCGACATCGGCGACTCCAGCGGTACCTTGATGACCCCGCAGCAGGAATCCGAGCTGGGCGAAGCGTTCTATCGCAATCTGCATAGCCAGTTGGAAATCAATCAGGATCCGGAGGTCCTCGATTATATTCAATCCATCGGCCAGAAGTTGGCCACCCAAAGCGATGCTCCGGGGCATCCGTTCCATTTTTTCGTGGTCAACGACCCGGTCATCAACGCCTTCGCCGGTCCGGGCGGGTATATCGGGGTCAATTCCGGCTTGATCCTGCTCTCCGAGGGGGAAAGCGAACTGGCTTCGGTACTGGCCCACGAAATCGCCCACATCACCCAGCGGCATCTTTATCAGACCTTCGAGGCCGCTAGCCGGATGTCCATACCCACTGCCTTGGCGATGCTGGGCGCCGCCCTCCTAGGCGCCCGTGGTGGTGGGCAGATGGGCGCGGCCGCCATGGCCGCGGTGCAGGCCGCCAGCACCCAATACCAGATCAACTTCACCCGCGACAACGAAGCGGAAGCAGATCGGGTGGGGATGCAAATCCTGTCCAAGTCCGAATTCGACCCGCGCGCCATGCCGGCCTTCTTCGAACGCATGCAGCAATCGACGCGCTTCTCGGGCAGCAGCCGCATACCGGAGTTTTTGATGACCCACCCGGTGACCGTGTCGCGTATTTCCGATACCCGGGGCCGGGCGGAGCAATTCCCGTATCGGCAGTATCCCGATTCCCTGAGCTACCAGATCATCCGGGCCAAACTGCGGGTAGAGACGAGCCCCAATCCCCGCGAGGCTCTGGACTATTTCAAGGCGGTCAGCGGCCAAGGCACCCGGCTGCAGCAGGATGTCACCCAGTACGGCATGGCCCTGGGCCTCATGAAAAGCGGCCGCCCGCAGGAAGCCCTACCGATCCTGCAACGCTTGGCGCACAGCTATCCGGACCAGCCGCAGTTTGCCAATGCCCTCGCCCAAGCCGAACTCGACAATAAGAATTACACCCGGGCCTTGGAGCTCTACGACGCGGCGCTGCAGCGCTTTCCCGGCAATCGCGCTATCACGCTGAACTATGTCCGCGCCCTCTTGACGGTCCGCAAGCCCGCCCAGGCCAATCGGCTGTTAAACCTCTACAGCCGGTACCATCCCCCCACGCCGGAAGTCTACGACCTCATGGCGGAAACCTATAGCAAGCTCGGCAATGAGGCCGAATCCCACCGCTACGTGGCGGAAGCTTACTACCTCGCCGGGCAAACCCGGGCCGCCATTCAGCAGCTGCGCCTCGCCAAGAAAGCGGCCGGGAGTAATTTCTATCTCAACTCGGTGATCGACGAGCGCCTGAAGACTTGGCTCGACGAAGAAGACACCAAGGCGAAAGGGAAATAG